The region TGTAACATTAACATTACGTTAACCCATTCATTCATAGGAAGAGGAATCCCAACAACTCGAAAGCGCTTGACCATATTGAGCATCGACCTGAGGAGATAAATGGCGTAAAATTAGACGACGACAGCACTTTTTCAGTCCAGCAGTCTGGTCATGGTGAAGGGTCAAGGCTTACACACCATGTATATGTACCCAGTTGCATTTCGTCTACATCTACAGTTACATCTACGTTTACATCTACGTTTACAGCCGACCCATCTCGGAAACAAGTCCAAATCAGGGCTCGGATCCCAACGTTGCCAGACTTCCTGGCCGCAGACCAGTTCAATGAGCACCTCGAGAAAATAAGGAGCAGTATTGCGCAGGCTAATCTAGCGAGTGAGCTCACTCCGCTTCTCCCTCAGCACATTGCGACGCGCCTGATACAAAACTCTTTTGCGGAAATCATGGAGGGCAGGCAGCTCCTAGATTTAGCAGACTTCACCGCTCTTCTCAACGGCCAGTACATCGCTAGCTCTACCGGCCCAGCAGGAAATTTCGCTAGATGGGCCATCGCCAATGCTGTTACTGCCCTTGCGTTGCGATTCAAGGCTGCCCCAGGCGCTGCCCCAGGCTCCGAAGATGACTTATCCTCTATTCCGCTTGCCTTCTATCATAATGCCACGGCAATGATACATCGGCTCATCTTGCAAGAGCCCAGCTTGCTTTCAATTCAAGCACTTCTAGCAATGGCCATGTTTGTTGAAGATACACCAGAATCTGCCGCCTTTGTTATGCTGGGAACAAATGCTTCACGACAGCTGCAACTTTTTGATAGCAAGATGCCCGAGGACTTTAAGAGCATTGGAACAAAGTCGAAGCAGCACCAACGCGTACGTGAAATCTCATCCACATTCGACAAGAAGATTGGTCTTCTCTTAAGTTCAGGTGCCAGTCAACAGGCAGGGGGGTCAAATGTTGCCATATCACCCAATGGGAGGGAGCCTTGTGGCGGCAGCTTCAGAAGATAATACAGCGTTGATGTGGAATCTGGGCTAAGGTGGGATTTTAGATGCTGATTTATTATTTGGCAGGGTGAATAGCCCCTTGTTGAGTCTGTTTGTATGTTGAATATCTTTAGTAAACCTGAAAAAACTAATGGTACTGCCCTAGGGATTTCAGATCTCTGAACTATTTGATATTGACCCTATTCCAAAGCTTTAGCATTGGGGTGCCGCCAAACTCGGAATGGCAAACAGCGCCTCCCAGACTACAATGTATAGGAAATGTTTCCTTCAAACCTCCAAACATAAACAACGAGCGACACTGACACACTCGAAATATAATCAATCTCAAGAAAATTATATTCAGACGGCCGTTAGACTCCGTATCTGTTACTACCAGGTTTGGATATTGGTCAGTCTTCGAGACCGCCATCTGTATCGGAGCCATTGCAAGATGTTGCTACTAGCCCCCTTGAGCCATAATATTGGAGTCATGCTTCGTAGCTCTATCTTTTCTGCACAACTTTATGCTCAGAATAACGTTACATACCGCCCCTCTCCCAGGTCATGAACACCGCCCTCATTCCTACATCTCGCTGGCGGTGTGACAGCAAACCGTAAGCAGGTAATGCTAGATAAACACTGACAAGGTTTCTAACTTGGTCAACTGAGAACCACGAATGACCGCTTATGGCTAGACCATTCGTGGCTGCTTTTAATCAAGAATTCAAGGCCAGCAACTTGGCTTTCTGGTTACTCTATAGGGAAGCCTTCAAACCGCCTTCCATAACTCAATTGCCACATTGGCATTCTTGTTGCACACACACTCATGAGTGATGGAATAGTAAATGATGTGCAAAGTAAAACTAGCCGAACATACAGCTGCAAAATATCCACATGCTGCGTTTCAACGCCGGGCATCGCACTGTGTTACAGGCCAATTTGGCCAGGCGTTCGAATTCCCTGCGAAGATATGAAGCTGGAGGCCCTTCATTATTTCAAATGACTCTGTCTTGTACTAGCCGACTTTTCACTCAGCAATGAGCACCACATTGTACAAATTGAAATACAATCCCACCAACGGCTCTCGGTGTGCCAAAAGTCGAGAATTAGCTCTTCGtgaaacaagaagaaaattcAACCTAGGAGTCTCCCCTGTACTAAACCAACCATATAATTTTCCACTCTCGTATTTTCTTTTAGTCATGTCGTTCACAAACTATTCCATAGGATCAGATTGCAGACACTCAATATATTTTTCTTTTATAGGGCAAGCAAGGCTGCAATGGCCACAGCGAGACAAGCTACACCAGCCACCGGACTGGTGAAATATCGAAGAGGACTCGATGAGATGACAGAAGTCGGTGAAGATGTAGGAGGTACCGTGGCACCGGTCTTCGAGGTCACGCCTGTCGGCGCAGAGACAGTTGCATTTGACGTCGCAAAAGGCACGGAGTTCGATTCAGTGGAAGCAGATACCGGCTTACTGGTGATGTTTTTCGCCCCGGAAGTGTGAGAAGCCGTCTCGGtagaagcagaagctgacTCTGTCGAAACAGACCTCGATTCAGTTGAACCAGACTTCGATTCCGTTGAAGCTGACTTGGACTCCGTTGAAACAGGCTTTGACTccgttgatgttggggttgaggagCTCGTTCCTACACTTGTAACAGGACTGGAGGTGACATTACCACCGAATGCACC is a window of Pochonia chlamydosporia 170 chromosome 5, whole genome shotgun sequence DNA encoding:
- a CDS encoding fungal zn(2)-Cys(6) binuclear cluster domain-containing protein, with the translated sequence MVAEVDTLQGLASKPLKSFIACGNCKARKKGCDGKTPSCGNCMASNADCNYATVRKTRGPGKKKRNPNNSKALDHIEHRPEEINGVKLDDDSTFSVQQSGHGEGSRLTHHVYVPSCISSTSTVTSTFTSTFTADPSRKQVQIRARIPTLPDFLAADQFNEHLEKIRSSIAQANLASELTPLLPQHIATRLIQNSFAEIMEGRQLLDLADFTALLNGQYIASSTGPAGNFARWAIANAVTALALRFKAAPGAAPGSEDDLSSIPLAFYHNATAMIHRLILQEPSLLSIQALLAMAMFVEDTPESAAFVMLGTNASRQLQLFDSKMPEDFKSIGTKSKQHQRVREISSTFDKKIGLLLSSGASQQAGGSNVAISPNGREPCGGSFRR